tatgatggagtaatctgactacttctggattacatttagattactttattacacatttatggtagaGTAATTtgactacttctggattacatttagattactttattacacatttatgatggagtaatctgactacttctggattacatttagattactttattacacatttatgatggagtaatctgactacttctggattacatttagattactttattacacatttatgatggagtaatctgactacttctggattacatttagattactttattacacatttatgatggagtaatctgactacttctggattacatttagattactttattacacatttatgatggagtaatctgactacttctggattacatttagattactttattacacatttatgatggagtaatctgactacttctggattacattcagattactttattacacatttagctctgcgttctaCTCTTTTATTGCATATTGCCTTCACTTCCGATTATATTTGaatcattgtatttttttatttgtgtgtgtgcgtgtgtgtgcgtgcgtgtgtgtgtgtgtgtgtgtgtgacagaagaAGCTGCTGCTGAACCTGATCCGCTGCCGGCGCTCCTCTCACTCAGTGCTGCAGCTCAGCTCCTACAGCCACTTTAAGCAGGACATGCTGCAGTTTGTGGAGCGGCTCTTCAGCGTCCCCGAGCCCTTCctgctgcaggtgtgtgtgtgtgtatgtgtgagtgtttgaGGCCCTCTGTGGGATGCACACACTTGCATCTGCTtaatctgcagtgtgtgtgtgtgtgtgtgtgtgtgtgtgtgtgtgtgtgtgtgtgtgtgtgtgtgtgcgtgtgtgtgtgtgtgtgtgtgcgtgtgtgtgtgtgtgtgtgtgtgtgtgtgtgttgcagatgCTGAGGCGCTCTGGATGGTCCAGCAAGAGTCCGGAGGTCAGGAGATCCACTCTGAACAACCAGAGATCCACAGTGAAGACCAGCAAACACACACCTCAGCACAGCAGTGCAGCAGAGGATCATGGGTACACACACAGCTTCACTCTCACTCTGAGCATACGCAAACCAGAAACACAATActatatacacgtgtgtgtgtgtgtgtgtcagagcggAGTGTGTGTCTGCAGTGAGTCTGCAGGGTCTGCAGCAGGTGTTTGGTCTGCTGAGTGAGCAGTACGGCGTCAGCATCACCTTCCTCCAGCTGCAGGACTGCGTAGAGACAGAGGCGCAGCAGCAGGAGGATGGAGGAGCGTCGGGCCCCGAGCTGTGCCTGACGCTGAGCGAGACCCCCATGCAGACAGCGGCCCTCAGCGACACAGAGGAGCAGGAGGAGCAGAGCAGATACGCTGGCATGACCATCTCACGCCTCGTGCAGGAGGAGGACAGCCAGATCagcgctgaacacacacacatagaggaggaggaggaggaggaggaggagcagacacacacacaccgcagcggAGACTGGTcagtcacaacacacacactgaggtCATGTGAccagggctgggtgattaatcaatATCTCTGACGATCACCACACACCTCACAGtgcccatcagccaatcagaacactgaacacaatgtgtgtgtgcgtgcgtgcgtgtgtgtgtgtgtgtgtgtgttcctccagGGTGGTTGTTCTGAGTGATCTGGAGTCAGATGATCTTGATGTTCAGACGCGTCCCGTCAGCTCTCCGTCTCTCAGACACACACCTACAACCAGGCAGAACCAgcacaggtcacacacacacacacacacacacacacacacacacacacacgcacacacacgcttCAGTAGACCAGTCTGTGGTGTTGTTGCTCTCAGtaactgactgtgtgtgtgtgtgcgtgcgtgcgtgtgcgcgtgtgtgtgcgcgtgtgtgtgagcAGCAGTGGATCAGAGCCGCAGTGTTCCTCCACTCAGCGCTCTACTCCTGCACGTCTCTGCAAACGCTCAAACACTCGTGTGCACAGGTGAGTCTATCgttcagcatcacacacacacacacacacacacacacacggcgctGTACTGAAccctgctgtatgtgtgtgtgtaaagggtCTCCGAGTCTCAGAGTTCAGCAGCTCATCGCTCGACTCCAGCAAGTCCTCCACACCCCAGCGGCTCTCGCTCCAGCACACGCAAGAAAACACCGAGCCGgcgcaggtacacacacacacacacacacacacacactcatggcaGAGCAGACGGTGACACACACTGATCTCTGTGTCCTGCAGGATTATTGAGTCCAGCGACTCTGAAGATGAAGAGGAGCAGACCACTCCTGCAGCCGCCACACACACACCTAGAGGACAGCGGCAGCACAggtgcgtacacacacacacacacacacacacacacacctagagGACAGCGGCAGCAGCAGCACAagtgcgtacacacacacacacacacacacacacctagagGACAGCGGCAGCACAggtgcgtacacacacacacacacacacacacacctagagGACAGCGGCAGCAGCAGCACAgatgcgtacacacacacacacacctagagGGCAGCAGCAGCACAAGtgcgtacacacatacacacacacacacacacacacctagagGACAGCGGCAGCAGCAGCACAgatgcgtacacacacacacacacacacacacacacacctagagGGCAGCAGCAGCACAagtgcgtacacacacacacacacacacataaacacacacacacacacacataaacacacacacacacacataaacacactcacacgtttgtttttgtgaaaagtggggacattacataggtttctaCACACAATCTAAAACGGACCCCCAGAGTGTGTATGctgacgagtgtgtgtgtgtgtgtgtgtgtgtgttctcaggtGTGTCCGTGTGTCCAGCGGGTCTGAGCCAGAGGCGGACAGCACATCTCCTGCAGCACACACACGCCGCTCCACACCCACCAGCACCCCCGGCAGACGCACACACACCACTAAGaggtgagtgtctgtgtgtgtgtgtgtgcgtgtgcgtgtgtgtgttggtttataTACTTGTGTTTATATGCCTGATCCAGActgatgaactgtgtgtgtgtgtgtgtgtgtgtttcaggtccaGATGGCTGGATGCGTCGGGGACCCAGGAGAACTGGAGTGATGAGGACTCTCTGTTCCACACTTcttcaggtacacacacacacacacacacacatacacacacacacacacacacacacacacacatgaatactCTCATGAACAGTACATTAGCTCCTCATGTAGAAATGTAGgataaatcaaacacacacacacacacacacagtgttaacACATCATGTGCTGATCATtcatgaacgtgtgtgtgtgtgtgtgtgtgtgtgtgtgtttcagctacAGCGAACAAGAACACCAGGAAGAAGGTACATGTGTGTCCTGACGTTTCATTGGTCTGAGCGTCACctctctgtttgtttgtgtgtgcgtgtgtgtgtgtgtgtgtgtgtatcattaacccttgtgtgtgtACAGACGGACTCCTCTTTGGTGATGTTGGGGCTGTGTTTGACCCAGTGACCTCCAGTATAACCCCGTTATTGATTGTAAAGCCGTGACAGCAGATACTCctgcattagtgtgtgtgtgtgtgtgctgttgatCATCAGTGTGTGTGCAGTATTAGCCCTTCAGACGGGCCGGTGCTGAAGAGGGTCTGGCTGTTATCTGGAGTTCAGTGGAAACACACTAGCTGTGGGTCCGGTGTTCTGACAGATGAGTACAGCACACACGACACACACTTCACCTCTTACAATCAATAAAGGGGTTATACTGGAGGccaatgggtcaaaaacagcccCAACATCACCAAAGGAGAGTCCGTCtgaacacagtgtgtgtgtgtgtgtgtgtgtgtgtgtgtgtgtgtgtgtgtgtgtgtgtgtgtgtgtgtgtgtgtgtgtgtgtgtgtgcgtgtgcgtgtatgtgtgtgcgttgaTGAAAACCTCCAATATGAGTCTGAATGAGCTTCCTCAGCAAACCTCATCACATCTGCTCAAACACTGAGAGAGAGGAGGCCATATTaacacgagtgtgtgtgtgtgtgtgtgtgtgtgcgtgtgtgtgtgtgtgt
This region of Danio aesculapii chromosome 4, fDanAes4.1, whole genome shotgun sequence genomic DNA includes:
- the terfa gene encoding telomeric repeat binding factor a; this encodes MSDKPREPSGEQIINRWSFDFYVFQAFSAFRNGDYTAFTHFINIIESVVVRPVDGHPDMILKLRLMQFLSRINNGDKLDLTFEEPKTPLESALDVLENICRDMSVPHTEQQLIRHAISEMLVMVCIRSGEFEKAEEMLKHFSSSSDSAGKKKLLLNLIRCRRSSHSVLQLSSYSHFKQDMLQFVERLFSVPEPFLLQMLRRSGWSSKSPEVRRSTLNNQRSTVKTSKHTPQHSSAAEDHGAECVSAVSLQGLQQVFGLLSEQYGVSITFLQLQDCVETEAQQQEDGGASGPELCLTLSETPMQTAALSDTEEQEEQSRYAGMTISRLVQEEDSQISAEHTHIEEEEEEEEEQTHTHRSGDWVVVLSDLESDDLDVQTRPVSSPSLRHTPTTRQNQHSSGSEPQCSSTQRSTPARLCKRSNTRVHRVSESQSSAAHRSTPASPPHPSGSRSSTRKKTPSRRRIIESSDSEDEEEQTTPAAATHTPRGQRQHRCVRVSSGSEPEADSTSPAAHTRRSTPTSTPGRRTHTTKRSRWLDASGTQENWSDEDSLFHTSSATANKNTRKKMWSVQESEWLKQGVLRYGAGHWERIRSSFPFSGRTAVNLKDRWRTMVKLKMV